The proteins below are encoded in one region of Homo sapiens chromosome 2, GRCh38.p14 Primary Assembly:
- the LOC124907920 gene encoding uncharacterized protein LOC124907920 has translation MNPSEMQRKAPPRRQRHRSRAPSAHKMNRMVMSEEQMKLPSTKKAEPPTWAQLKKLTQLAKKKPREHKGDTNSREHAACSFEDCINSVCRCTQQLRRERPSRTSHDDNGGFVEKKGEMWGKERDIRLLLCLCRKK, from the coding sequence ATGAACCCGTCGGAGATGCAAAGAAAAGCACCTCCACGGAGACAGAGACACCGCAGTCGAGCACCATCGGCTCACAAGATGAACAGAATGGTGATGTCAGAAGAACAGATGAAGTTGCCATCCACCAAGAAGGCGGAGCCGCCGACATGGGCACAATTAAAGAAGCTGACACAGTTAGCTAAAAAAAAGCCTAGAGAACACAAAGGTGACACAAACTCCAGAGAACATGCTGCTTGCAGCTTTGAAGACTGTATCAACAGTGTCTGCAGGTGTACCCAGCAGCTCCGAAGAGAGCGACCATCGAGAACGAGCCATGATGACAACGGTGGTTTTGTCGAAaagaagggggaaatgtggggaaaagaaagagatatcagactgttactgtgtctatgtagaaagaagtaa